From Paenibacillus graminis:
CCTTCAGCGTTCGCATCGGGGCTCCCGGGCCGAGACGGGCCAGATAGGCATTCAGTGAGGTTTTGAATTCATTCAGCACAACGGAGGAGTATTTGATTTCCCTTGCTGTCCGGATGTCTGCGGGATCAATGATGATGGCGCCAAGCCCGCGCATCCGCTCCACCGAGGCATTGAACAGCGCCGACTGCTCGTCTGTCAGCTCCTCAAAATAATAATCCCGCGGAATGCCGATCCGCGCGCCCTCCAGCCCGTTCGGGTCGAGAAACACCGTATAATCCTCATGCAGACGGCCAACGCTTGTGCCCATGGCGGCATCGCTGTTATCCTTGCCCAGCATCGCGTTCAGCAGCAGAACAGCATCGCGGACCGTGCGCGCCATGGGACCGGCGGTGTCCTGTGTGTTGGAGAGCGGCAGTATGCCGGAACGGCTCAGCATGCCTACAGTCGGCTTGATGCCGATGACCGAGCCGAGATTCCCGGGATTCAGAATCGACCCGGAGGTTTCCGTGCCTACGGATACTGTGCAGAAACTGCAGGCCACAGCTACTGCAGAACCGGCACTGGAGCCGCCTGTCGGAGTGGATATGTTGTATGGATTAAGCACCTGTCCGCCGCGCGAGCTGTACCCGGAAGGCATGCCATTCGTCATGAAATTGGCGAATTCCGTCATGTTGGCTTTGCCCATAATGACCGCCCCGGCTTCTCGCAGCCTAGTGACAATAAAGGCATCTTCCCCGGCAAAAGAATCTGCCAAAGCCAGCGAGCCTGCGCTGGTATGCATTTTATCGCCTGTGTTGATATTGTCTTTGAGCAAGACCGGTATACCGTGCAGCGGCCCGCGCGGCCCCTGCAGGGAGCGTTCCGCATCCAGAGCTTCGGCGATGAAAAGGGCATCGGGATTAATCTCCAGGACGGAGTTCACCGTCAGCCCGCTTTTGTCATGCTCAGCGATGCGTTCAAGATACATGAGGACTAATTGCCTGGACGTCATTTGGCCGGTTTCAAGCGCAGCCTGAATCTCCGGAATGGTAGCCTCTACGATTTCAAAACTCATGCGGTTCACGCTTCTTTCCCTCTAGGTTATGGCCTTCTTGTTCATCTAAACATAATTTGCCTTGTGTTGATAGGGGATACTCCACAGCTCCTTCGGCGTCTGCGTCGGCCGCACCTGTAGAGCAAGCCTCAGAGCAAGGGGTTCCAACGTTAGACGAGCTTATCCAGAAGTCGGCAGAAGCCGCCAAGGACCTGAAAAGCTTCGGGATGGATTCGCAGGTCTCTCAGAATATGACCATTAA
This genomic window contains:
- a CDS encoding amidase family protein produces the protein MSFEIVEATIPEIQAALETGQMTSRQLVLMYLERIAEHDKSGLTVNSVLEINPDALFIAEALDAERSLQGPRGPLHGIPVLLKDNINTGDKMHTSAGSLALADSFAGEDAFIVTRLREAGAVIMGKANMTEFANFMTNGMPSGYSSRGGQVLNPYNISTPTGGSSAGSAVAVACSFCTVSVGTETSGSILNPGNLGSVIGIKPTVGMLSRSGILPLSNTQDTAGPMARTVRDAVLLLNAMLGKDNSDAAMGTSVGRLHEDYTVFLDPNGLEGARIGIPRDYYFEELTDEQSALFNASVERMRGLGAIIIDPADIRTAREIKYSSVVLNEFKTSLNAYLARLGPGAPMRTLKDIIDFNHAHPVETLRYGQSTLLDAEYTSSGTFTEPQYLRDRATDLRLCKELGIDAAMKEHQLDALLFPADFGARITSRAGYPSIVVPAGYTSAGAPFGVTFSARAYEEPVLIRLAYAYEQNYKVRKAPSLQSFI